A DNA window from Vigna angularis cultivar LongXiaoDou No.4 chromosome 1, ASM1680809v1, whole genome shotgun sequence contains the following coding sequences:
- the LOC128195350 gene encoding uncharacterized protein LOC128195350 — MKDRMQKIVTLFLDNGVIDKFVLAPINTGQHWVLLGINLKLEIIHYLDPIAVDINMRQDLKKLFDMVIQTYRAQTGNMVSKSKSNNIKWTTIKCPRQPNGNDCGYYVCQYMKEIITYCEGGTIPTDYFSSCRCQQYHESQIIEVRENWCIHVISTCL; from the exons ATGAAAGACAGAATGCAAAAAATAGTTACTCTTTTTCTTGATAATGGGGTGATTGATAAGTTTGTTCTTGCACCTATTAATACCGG CCAACATTGGGTTTTGCTAGGAATCAATCTTAAACTGGAGATAATTCATTATCTTGACCCAATAGCGGTAGACATTAATATGAGGCaagatttgaaaaaattgtttgaCAT gGTTATACAAACCTATCGAGCTCAAACAGGAAACATGGTTTCAAAATCTAAGTCAAACAATATCAAGTGGACAACAATTAAG TGCCCAAGACAACCCAACGGCAATGATTGTGGGTATTACGTGTGCCAATATATGAAGGAAATTATTACATATTGTGAAGGAGGAACAATTCCAACTGAT TATTTTTCTAGTTGCAGATGTCAACAATATCATGAAAGTCAAATCATTGAAGTTAGAGAAAATTGGTGTATACATGTAATTAGTACATGCTTATAG